From the Halalkalicoccus sp. CGA53 genome, one window contains:
- a CDS encoding ATP-dependent DNA helicase produces the protein MDISEVPGVPPWFREHLEEEGVESLYPPQAEAVEAGVAEGESVVASVPTASGKTLIAELAMVSSIARGGTALYIVPLRALASEKHDAFTRFEAFGLTVGVSTGNYESDGEWLASCDIVVATSEKVDSLVRNDAPWIDDLTCVVADEIHLVDDGNRGPTLEVTLAKLRQLNPDLQTVALSATVGNADEIAEWLDAALIDSDWRPIELRTGVLFRNALHFDDGAKEEFRVPSDRKPTAALVVDALSKGGSSLVFVNSRRNAEAEAKRLASAVGPELEGGEREELAALAEEIRGVSDSETSDDLGACVERGAAFHHAGLAREHRSLVEEAFRARLIKAISATPTLAAGVNTPSRRVIVRDWQRYDGSVGGMAPLATLEVHQMCGRAGRPGLDPYGEAVLLASGHDELEELFDRYIWADPEPVRSKLAAEPALRTHVLATVASGFADSPAGLREFLDRTLYATQSEDARHLEGVTDRVIQYLERNEFLERVEDGNARGGVRLKATPIGHTVSRLYLDPMSAAEMIDGLREADSPTALGLYHLAARTPDMWELYLRSGDQQRYTEVAYEREREFVGEMPSEFEADRFEDWLSALKTARLIEDWADEIDEDRITDRYRVGPGDIRGKVETATWLLGAAERLAIELGLGVETVEAITEARVRAEHGVRGELLDLTGIRGVGRKRARRLHDADFRSPEAIRSAEKEEVLKALRGRRKTTESILENAGHPDPSLSDVSEAEIPELPEDDRERGEPDPQTGLGDF, from the coding sequence ATGGATATCTCCGAGGTCCCGGGGGTGCCTCCGTGGTTCCGAGAGCACCTCGAAGAGGAGGGGGTCGAGTCGCTCTATCCCCCGCAGGCGGAGGCGGTCGAGGCGGGCGTCGCGGAGGGCGAGAGCGTCGTCGCGAGCGTGCCGACCGCGAGCGGAAAGACGCTGATCGCCGAACTCGCGATGGTCTCGTCGATCGCTCGCGGCGGCACCGCCCTCTACATCGTCCCCCTCAGGGCGCTCGCGAGCGAGAAACACGACGCCTTCACCCGGTTCGAGGCGTTCGGGCTCACCGTCGGCGTCTCGACGGGCAACTACGAATCGGACGGGGAGTGGCTCGCATCCTGTGATATCGTCGTCGCCACCAGCGAGAAGGTCGACTCGCTCGTGCGCAACGACGCCCCCTGGATCGACGATCTCACCTGTGTGGTCGCCGACGAGATCCACCTCGTCGACGACGGCAACCGGGGACCGACCCTGGAGGTGACCCTCGCGAAGCTCCGACAGCTCAACCCGGACCTCCAGACCGTAGCGCTCTCGGCCACGGTCGGCAACGCCGACGAGATCGCGGAGTGGCTCGACGCCGCGCTGATCGACTCCGACTGGCGGCCGATCGAGTTGCGTACCGGCGTCCTGTTTCGAAACGCGCTCCACTTCGACGACGGCGCGAAAGAGGAGTTCCGGGTGCCCTCCGACCGGAAACCGACGGCGGCGCTCGTCGTCGACGCACTCTCGAAGGGCGGCTCGTCGCTCGTGTTCGTCAACTCCCGACGGAACGCCGAGGCGGAGGCGAAACGGCTCGCGAGCGCGGTCGGCCCGGAGCTCGAGGGAGGAGAACGAGAGGAGCTCGCCGCGCTCGCCGAGGAGATCCGCGGGGTGAGCGACAGCGAGACGAGCGACGACCTGGGGGCCTGCGTCGAACGCGGCGCGGCCTTTCACCACGCGGGACTCGCCCGCGAACACCGCTCACTCGTCGAGGAGGCGTTTCGAGCGCGGCTGATCAAGGCGATCAGCGCGACGCCGACGCTCGCGGCGGGGGTGAACACGCCGAGTCGGAGAGTGATCGTCCGCGACTGGCAGCGCTACGACGGGAGCGTCGGCGGCATGGCCCCGCTCGCGACCCTCGAGGTCCACCAGATGTGCGGCCGGGCGGGAAGACCAGGGCTCGACCCGTACGGGGAGGCCGTCCTGCTCGCCTCCGGCCACGACGAACTCGAAGAGCTCTTCGACAGGTATATTTGGGCCGACCCGGAGCCGGTGCGATCGAAGCTCGCGGCGGAACCCGCGCTCAGGACCCACGTCCTCGCCACCGTCGCCTCCGGCTTCGCGGACTCCCCCGCGGGACTTCGGGAGTTCCTCGACCGGACGCTCTACGCCACCCAGTCCGAGGACGCGAGGCACCTGGAGGGTGTGACCGATCGGGTGATCCAGTACCTCGAACGGAACGAGTTCCTGGAGCGAGTGGAGGACGGGAACGCGCGCGGGGGCGTCCGGCTGAAGGCGACCCCGATCGGTCACACGGTTTCGCGACTCTACCTCGATCCGATGAGCGCTGCGGAGATGATCGACGGACTGCGCGAGGCCGACTCCCCCACCGCGCTCGGGCTGTATCACCTCGCGGCGCGCACGCCCGACATGTGGGAGCTCTACCTCCGCTCGGGCGACCAGCAGCGCTACACCGAGGTCGCCTACGAGCGCGAGCGGGAATTCGTCGGCGAGATGCCGAGCGAGTTCGAGGCCGACCGGTTCGAGGACTGGCTCTCGGCGCTCAAGACCGCCCGGCTGATCGAGGACTGGGCCGACGAGATCGACGAGGACCGCATAACCGACCGGTACAGAGTAGGACCGGGCGACATCCGGGGGAAGGTCGAGACGGCCACGTGGTTGCTCGGGGCCGCCGAACGGCTGGCGATCGAACTCGGCCTCGGCGTCGAGACGGTCGAGGCGATCACCGAGGCGCGGGTACGCGCCGAACACGGCGTCCGGGGCGAACTGCTCGACCTCACGGGGATCCGTGGCGTGGGACGAAAACGCGCCCGACGGCTCCACGACGCGGACTTCCGATCGCCCGAGGCGATCCGCTCGGCGGAGAAGGAGGAGGTCCTGAAGGCGTTGCGTGGCCGACGGAAGACGACCGAGTCGATCCTCGAGAACGCCGGCCACCCCGATCCGTCGCTCTCGGACGTGAGCGAAGCGGAGATACCCGAGCTGCCGGAGGACGACCGGGAACGAGGAGAGCCCGACCCCCAGACCGGGCTCGGTGACTTCTGA
- the hisA gene encoding 1-(5-phosphoribosyl)-5-[(5-phosphoribosylamino)methylideneamino]imidazole-4-carboxamide isomerase, with amino-acid sequence MSRFERFEVIPAVDVRDGEAVQLVGGERGTETRYGDPVEAARRWIDEGARSLHLIDLDGAFEGDRVNREAIERIVEAVSVPVQLGGGIRTAEGARSLLDAGIDRVILGTAAIERPGIVAEIAETHPESVMVSLDARDGEVVVAGWTEGTGLDPAEAAVRYEELGAGSILFTNVDVEGRLSGVRAEPVRALAEAVSIPVVASGGVTTTDDLRTLAEAGASAAVVGTALYEGRFTLGEARETLSGS; translated from the coding sequence ATGAGCAGGTTCGAGCGGTTCGAGGTGATCCCCGCGGTCGACGTGAGAGACGGCGAGGCCGTTCAGCTGGTCGGCGGCGAGCGCGGCACCGAAACGCGATACGGCGACCCGGTCGAGGCCGCCCGACGCTGGATCGACGAGGGCGCACGCTCGCTCCACCTGATCGACCTCGACGGCGCGTTCGAGGGCGACCGCGTGAATCGCGAGGCGATCGAGCGGATCGTCGAGGCGGTCTCCGTCCCCGTCCAGCTCGGTGGCGGCATCCGAACCGCCGAGGGCGCCCGGTCGCTGCTCGACGCCGGGATCGACCGGGTGATCCTGGGCACCGCGGCGATCGAGCGTCCCGGGATCGTCGCGGAGATCGCTGAGACCCACCCCGAGAGCGTGATGGTGAGCCTCGACGCGCGCGACGGCGAGGTCGTCGTCGCCGGCTGGACCGAGGGGACGGGTCTCGACCCGGCGGAGGCGGCGGTCCGGTACGAGGAACTGGGCGCTGGGTCGATCCTCTTCACGAACGTCGACGTCGAGGGGCGGCTCTCGGGCGTGCGAGCCGAGCCGGTCCGCGCGCTGGCCGAGGCGGTCTCGATCCCGGTCGTCGCGAGCGGCGGCGTCACCACCACGGACGACCTCCGGACGCTGGCGGAGGCGGGGGCGAGCGCTGCCGTCGTCGGGACCGCCCTCTACGAGGGTCGGTTCACGCTCGGCGAGGCGCGCGAGACGCTCTCGGGATCCTAG
- a CDS encoding ferredoxin — protein sequence MRIEFDRDTCIAIYQCVDEWAAFEKDMDAGKATLVNGEEVGENVFSLEVPEGEEFDAEMAARVCPVDAITLYDDDGEQVVP from the coding sequence ATGCGAATCGAGTTCGACCGCGACACCTGCATCGCGATCTACCAGTGCGTCGACGAGTGGGCGGCGTTCGAGAAGGACATGGATGCGGGGAAGGCGACGCTCGTCAATGGGGAGGAAGTGGGAGAAAACGTCTTTTCACTGGAGGTGCCCGAAGGCGAGGAGTTCGACGCGGAGATGGCGGCACGGGTCTGTCCGGTCGACGCGATCACGCTCTACGACGACGACGGCGAGCAGGTGGTCCCGTAA
- the cgi121 gene encoding KEOPS complex subunit Cgi121, with product MELVVCETNADDLDTFVARLGEVGEAHGCAIGAFSIRYIACERQLERAVTLANRAFDRGENVADDRAIEILLYAAGRRQIDQALGIGVREGEGRAVLVIDGEDETGAIEALSGLVEPIDEPVDGGADPKLIAAYFGITDAEREATDADLCDLVCERVALLDVEK from the coding sequence ATGGAACTCGTCGTCTGCGAGACGAACGCCGACGACCTCGATACGTTCGTCGCCCGGTTGGGCGAGGTCGGCGAGGCACACGGCTGTGCGATCGGGGCGTTCTCGATTCGGTATATCGCCTGCGAACGCCAGCTCGAACGCGCCGTAACGCTCGCGAACCGGGCGTTCGATCGGGGCGAGAACGTCGCCGACGACCGGGCGATCGAGATACTCCTCTACGCCGCGGGCAGGCGACAGATCGACCAGGCGCTCGGGATCGGCGTTCGGGAGGGCGAGGGGCGAGCCGTCCTCGTGATAGACGGCGAGGACGAGACCGGGGCGATCGAGGCACTCTCGGGGCTGGTCGAACCGATCGACGAACCGGTGGATGGCGGCGCGGACCCGAAGCTGATCGCTGCGTACTTCGGGATCACCGATGCCGAACGGGAGGCGACCGATGCCGACCTCTGTGACCTGGTCTGCGAGCGGGTCGCGCTGCTCGACGTCGAGAAGTGA
- a CDS encoding DUF456 domain-containing protein, which translates to MEPAFLLAVAVLVGGVVASFVPLVPGAGLSLAAIVFYWWSTDYSEPGVLFLALALVVGLSALVLDYFSSVISARISGASTRTALAAGLVGVVALVLATPVGALLVILLTVFVLEYRESGAVDESARRAAYTTLGMLASTATQVLVTLFLLVGFLVSVLVL; encoded by the coding sequence ATGGAGCCCGCCTTCCTCCTCGCGGTAGCGGTGCTCGTCGGCGGGGTGGTCGCGAGCTTCGTTCCGCTCGTTCCGGGCGCGGGCCTCTCGCTCGCCGCGATCGTCTTCTACTGGTGGTCGACGGACTACAGCGAGCCCGGCGTACTCTTCCTCGCGCTCGCCCTCGTCGTCGGGCTCTCCGCGCTCGTGCTCGATTACTTCTCGAGCGTCATCTCCGCACGGATCAGCGGTGCCTCGACGCGGACCGCGCTCGCCGCGGGCCTCGTCGGGGTCGTCGCGCTCGTCCTCGCGACGCCAGTCGGTGCGCTCCTCGTCATCCTCCTCACCGTCTTCGTCCTCGAGTACCGCGAGTCGGGTGCCGTTGACGAGAGCGCCCGAAGAGCGGCGTACACCACCCTCGGGATGCTCGCTTCGACCGCGACGCAGGTCCTCGTGACGCTCTTCCTACTCGTCGGGTTCCTCGTCTCGGTCCTCGTGCTGTGA
- a CDS encoding oxidoreductase: MSPRLTDPLAIGGCELPNRLYRAPLLECAGNGPDAVEILIEELEPAAEAGAGLIFQGASIVTPEGGCAAPNMTHVADPDFVSRCSELTERIHDHGGKVFVQLEHGGLRSLETWHRAYRDDHPDLRQLAVSEPPGLLKFAERLGFLSYDPHVLATGEVYDLADRFGDSASCAADAGYDGIHVAGANMGIVQQFLSPYYNRREDEFAEGTRFLEAVHDAIRERAGDVPLVTKVPAETHSPPGVRTRLSIPDAVRIAEAAERIGFDAVVPVDGSVFWDMSIVRGEYPERAWSDSRFEAGYESTFGGRRWRLIAAANRLHARGFAFEPSWNERFCREVRKRVGVPVLMEGGIRRRSGIDRLLGTGACDAVGIGRPFYAEPRLPARLLSDPKAEAACENCNNCTVPQVAGARGVCRTPSVMARRGELVREGAYDR; this comes from the coding sequence ATGTCCCCGCGGCTCACCGACCCGCTCGCGATCGGCGGCTGCGAACTGCCGAACCGGCTCTATCGCGCGCCGCTACTCGAGTGTGCCGGGAACGGTCCCGACGCCGTCGAAATCCTGATCGAGGAACTCGAACCCGCCGCCGAAGCGGGAGCCGGTCTGATCTTTCAGGGGGCGTCGATCGTCACGCCGGAGGGCGGCTGTGCCGCGCCGAACATGACCCACGTCGCCGACCCCGACTTCGTCTCGCGGTGTTCCGAACTCACCGAGCGGATCCACGATCACGGCGGGAAGGTCTTCGTCCAGCTCGAACACGGCGGTCTTCGGAGTCTCGAGACCTGGCACCGGGCTTACCGCGACGACCACCCCGACCTGCGCCAGCTCGCGGTCTCCGAGCCGCCCGGACTCCTCAAATTCGCCGAACGTCTCGGCTTCCTCTCGTACGACCCACACGTCCTCGCGACCGGTGAGGTCTACGACCTCGCCGACCGATTCGGCGACTCCGCTAGCTGCGCGGCCGACGCCGGCTACGACGGGATCCACGTCGCTGGCGCGAACATGGGGATCGTCCAGCAGTTCCTCTCGCCGTACTACAACCGCCGCGAGGACGAGTTCGCGGAGGGAACGAGGTTCCTCGAGGCGGTCCACGACGCGATTCGCGAGCGGGCCGGCGACGTCCCGCTCGTGACCAAGGTCCCGGCGGAGACGCACTCGCCGCCGGGCGTGCGAACCCGGCTTTCGATACCCGATGCTGTCCGGATCGCGGAGGCCGCAGAGCGGATCGGGTTCGACGCCGTCGTCCCCGTCGACGGCTCGGTCTTCTGGGACATGAGCATCGTCAGGGGCGAGTACCCGGAGCGCGCGTGGTCGGACTCCCGGTTCGAGGCGGGGTACGAGTCGACGTTCGGCGGGCGACGCTGGAGACTGATCGCGGCGGCGAACCGACTCCACGCCCGCGGGTTCGCCTTCGAGCCGTCGTGGAACGAGCGGTTCTGTCGCGAGGTCCGGAAACGGGTCGGGGTTCCGGTGCTGATGGAGGGAGGTATCAGGAGACGGTCCGGGATCGACCGGCTGCTCGGCACCGGCGCCTGTGACGCGGTGGGGATCGGTCGGCCCTTCTACGCCGAGCCACGACTGCCGGCGAGGCTACTTTCGGACCCGAAGGCCGAGGCGGCCTGCGAGAACTGTAACAACTGTACCGTCCCGCAAGTGGCGGGCGCACGTGGGGTCTGCCGGACGCCGAGCGTGATGGCCCGTCGCGGAGAGCTCGTGCGGGAGGGGGCGTACGACCGCTGA
- the fer gene encoding ferredoxin Fer, translating to MPTVEYLNYEVVDDQGWDIYDDDLFEKADDEGLDDEDYGTLDVNEGEYILEAAEAQGYDWPFSCRAGACANCAAIVTEGEIEMDMQQILSDEEVDDKNVRLTCIGSPAADSVQIVYNAKHLDYLQNRVI from the coding sequence ATGCCCACGGTAGAATACCTCAACTACGAAGTAGTGGACGACCAGGGTTGGGACATCTACGACGACGACCTCTTCGAGAAGGCCGACGACGAAGGCCTCGACGACGAGGACTACGGCACGTTAGATGTCAACGAAGGGGAGTACATCCTCGAAGCAGCCGAGGCACAGGGCTACGACTGGCCCTTCTCCTGCCGTGCGGGCGCCTGCGCGAACTGCGCGGCGATCGTCACGGAGGGCGAGATCGAGATGGACATGCAGCAGATCCTCTCGGACGAGGAGGTCGACGACAAGAACGTCCGACTCACCTGCATCGGCTCGCCCGCCGCCGACAGCGTGCAGATCGTCTACAACGCGAAGCACCTCGACTACCTGCAGAACCGCGTCATCTGA
- a CDS encoding MFS transporter, with product MAGPRWRYRWTLLSTCVLAYFATRVGQVAIGALVPAITETFSVSSSSIGAALTGMWVAYALSQVPSGALCDRVGERRVVLLAVAVAGVGALVLAGAPSFPVFAATAVALGGGVGLYYTAGTVLLTSGAENPAQAIGLHRLGGELAGIVAPVGSVGIAVWFGWRGALLACALVTVPVLSLVVLRVRPTPSTDGSEPGTESGFDRRALLTITRRPTLVAATAVASLAEFVAIATITFLPALLIGLHGVSAGFAGVLLTTYFLAVALSQPAAGRLSDRFSWDIVTACVLLVGSGGYALLALAPGPDWVVPAVVLSGVAMGWNGPVQAHVLATLSERDRGAGFGAMRTTYILLGALGGVVTGTVADWAGWESATWLLAATLLVAVPVVLSDRVRGTD from the coding sequence ATGGCGGGCCCCCGCTGGCGCTACCGGTGGACGCTGCTTTCGACCTGTGTGCTCGCCTACTTCGCGACGCGGGTCGGGCAGGTGGCGATCGGCGCGCTTGTCCCCGCGATCACCGAGACGTTTTCTGTCTCGTCTAGCTCCATCGGCGCGGCGCTCACCGGGATGTGGGTCGCCTACGCGCTCTCGCAGGTCCCGAGTGGCGCGCTCTGTGACCGAGTCGGCGAACGACGGGTCGTGCTGCTCGCCGTCGCGGTCGCAGGAGTCGGCGCGCTCGTCCTCGCGGGCGCACCCTCGTTCCCGGTCTTCGCGGCGACCGCCGTCGCGCTCGGAGGTGGCGTCGGTCTCTACTACACCGCGGGGACGGTACTGCTCACGAGCGGCGCGGAGAACCCGGCTCAGGCGATCGGACTCCACCGCCTCGGTGGCGAACTCGCCGGGATCGTCGCGCCGGTCGGGTCGGTCGGGATCGCGGTGTGGTTCGGCTGGCGAGGCGCGTTGCTCGCCTGTGCCCTCGTGACGGTTCCGGTGCTCTCCCTGGTCGTCCTCCGGGTACGACCGACGCCGTCGACCGACGGAAGCGAACCCGGTACCGAGAGCGGGTTCGACCGGCGGGCACTCCTCACGATCACCCGGCGGCCGACGCTCGTCGCCGCGACGGCCGTCGCGAGCCTCGCGGAGTTCGTCGCCATCGCGACGATCACGTTCCTCCCGGCACTGCTAATCGGGCTTCACGGCGTGAGCGCCGGGTTCGCTGGCGTACTGCTCACGACGTACTTCCTGGCCGTCGCACTCTCCCAGCCGGCTGCGGGACGGCTCTCCGATCGGTTCTCGTGGGACATCGTCACCGCCTGTGTACTCCTCGTCGGATCAGGCGGCTACGCGCTCCTCGCGCTCGCACCGGGACCTGACTGGGTCGTCCCCGCGGTCGTTCTCTCGGGAGTCGCGATGGGGTGGAACGGTCCGGTACAGGCCCACGTCCTCGCGACGCTGTCCGAGCGCGACCGCGGAGCCGGTTTCGGTGCGATGCGAACGACGTACATCCTGCTCGGCGCGCTCGGGGGCGTCGTGACGGGTACTGTCGCCGACTGGGCCGGCTGGGAGAGCGCGACCTGGCTGCTCGCTGCGACGCTCCTCGTCGCGGTGCCCGTGGTCCTCTCCGATCGGGTGAGGGGAACCGATTAG
- the hisB gene encoding imidazoleglycerol-phosphate dehydratase HisB has protein sequence MAGRTAAITRETAETEIECTLEIDGEGDCVAETGIGFLDHMLTAFAAHGLFDLTMRCDGDLEVDDHHTVEDCAIVLGEALSEALGEKEGIVRYADRRVPLDEAVAGCVVDVSGRPRFYFEGTFSQDSVGEFTSDNARHFAESLAMHAGLTLHLTVDGENAHHEVEALFKCLARALDDATRVDERRSGTPSTKGEL, from the coding sequence ATGGCAGGGAGAACGGCCGCGATCACCCGCGAGACGGCCGAGACCGAGATCGAGTGCACGCTCGAGATCGACGGCGAGGGCGACTGCGTCGCCGAAACCGGGATCGGATTTCTGGATCACATGCTGACCGCGTTCGCCGCCCACGGCCTGTTCGACCTGACGATGCGCTGTGACGGCGATCTGGAGGTAGACGACCACCACACGGTAGAGGACTGTGCGATCGTCCTCGGCGAGGCGCTCTCGGAGGCACTCGGTGAGAAGGAAGGGATCGTCCGCTACGCCGATCGCCGGGTGCCGCTCGACGAGGCCGTCGCGGGGTGCGTCGTCGACGTGAGTGGCCGTCCTCGCTTCTACTTCGAGGGGACGTTCTCGCAGGACTCGGTGGGCGAGTTCACGAGCGACAATGCGAGACACTTCGCGGAGTCGCTCGCGATGCACGCCGGGCTGACGCTTCATCTCACCGTCGACGGCGAGAACGCCCACCACGAGGTCGAGGCGCTGTTCAAGTGTCTCGCCCGCGCGCTCGACGACGCCACCAGGGTCGACGAGCGACGGAGCGGGACACCGAGCACGAAGGGCGAACTCTAA
- a CDS encoding GAF domain-containing protein — MAESRTRGERSQPVVVAAVGGSRRAALSGIDGLSVRTATADETPSLVEEVEPDCVVVESDATGFDLARSISERRPEASIVGVLDAGGSVDLTNAPVTDVVRSCGDWPSVLSHRVRRLVRSAADRRALRESRDKIARLHEIEAELSAAEEEGEVYRIAARAAERVLEFDQCVLTVEEGGRLHVEATSSGLPPGGAEPKSIRDGVAGLTYRTGESTLVANVRDHPEANPVKPEYRSALSVPIGEIGVFQAVSKEVGWFTDEDRELAELLTTHVAEAVGRLRSARALRAERDRFASLFETLPAPAIEVDLETERIVAANPQYEATFGYEAEAVIGTQPGDAHVPDDRLGEYEGFIERNRAGETIEAEVRRRTADGDGWFIIRAAAHSDGGVFAIYVDITDRVERERAIERLHEATRELMDAEDRESVSDRAVEAAASVLGLPHTAIHEFDREAWSLVPLAWTDRVEENLGEPPSLGPGTLAWDAFSAGETRVYDDVTDQEDVLNPETVLRSELYIPIGREGVVIASSSEVGALSDHDRHLASVLAANVEAAFSRTDREGALRERERALARQNERLEEFANIVSHDLRNPLNVASGHLELARQTGEESHLESVSAAHDRMDAIVENVLTMARTGQPLTDRRPVPVDRVVTQAWGTVATADATLDLETDLGVVSGDETRLRQLFENLFRNAVEHGGEDVTVAIEPLTGGGFAVSDDGPGIPEEERGKVFDRGFSGGCGTGFGLAIVGDVVEAHGWEIELGESDEGTRFEIRT, encoded by the coding sequence ATGGCCGAATCGCGCACCCGTGGCGAGCGCTCGCAGCCGGTCGTGGTGGCGGCCGTCGGCGGGTCCCGTCGCGCCGCCCTCTCCGGGATCGACGGGCTGTCGGTCCGCACGGCGACCGCAGACGAGACGCCCTCGCTCGTGGAGGAGGTCGAACCGGACTGCGTGGTCGTCGAGAGCGATGCGACGGGGTTCGATCTCGCACGGTCGATCTCCGAACGCCGGCCCGAGGCCTCGATCGTCGGCGTCCTCGACGCCGGCGGGAGCGTCGACCTCACGAACGCGCCCGTCACCGACGTCGTCCGGAGCTGCGGTGACTGGCCGTCGGTGCTCTCACACCGAGTTCGGCGGCTGGTTCGATCCGCCGCGGATCGGCGGGCGCTCCGCGAGAGCCGGGACAAGATCGCCCGGCTCCACGAGATCGAGGCGGAGCTGAGCGCGGCCGAGGAGGAGGGGGAGGTCTACCGGATCGCCGCCCGGGCCGCAGAGCGCGTCCTCGAGTTCGACCAGTGCGTGCTCACCGTCGAGGAGGGTGGCCGTCTCCACGTAGAGGCGACCTCCTCCGGGCTCCCCCCGGGCGGCGCGGAGCCGAAGTCGATCCGGGACGGGGTCGCCGGGCTGACCTACCGGACCGGCGAGTCGACGCTCGTCGCCAACGTCCGCGACCACCCGGAGGCGAACCCGGTGAAGCCCGAGTACCGCTCGGCGCTGAGCGTCCCGATCGGGGAGATCGGCGTCTTCCAGGCGGTCTCGAAGGAGGTGGGGTGGTTCACCGACGAGGACCGAGAGCTCGCCGAACTGCTCACGACCCACGTCGCAGAGGCGGTCGGTCGGCTGCGCTCGGCACGGGCGCTGCGCGCCGAGCGCGACCGCTTCGCCTCGCTGTTCGAGACGCTCCCCGCGCCGGCGATCGAGGTCGACCTGGAGACCGAGCGGATCGTCGCGGCGAACCCACAGTACGAGGCGACGTTCGGCTACGAGGCGGAGGCCGTTATCGGCACCCAGCCGGGCGACGCACACGTCCCGGACGATCGCCTCGGCGAGTACGAGGGGTTCATCGAACGGAACCGGGCCGGCGAGACGATCGAGGCCGAGGTCCGCCGGCGGACCGCCGACGGCGACGGCTGGTTCATCATTCGGGCGGCTGCGCACTCGGACGGCGGGGTATTCGCCATCTACGTCGACATCACCGACCGGGTCGAGCGCGAACGGGCGATCGAGCGGCTCCACGAGGCGACGCGCGAGCTCATGGACGCCGAGGACAGAGAGAGTGTCTCGGACCGGGCGGTCGAGGCAGCCGCCTCCGTGCTCGGACTGCCACACACCGCCATCCACGAGTTCGACCGCGAGGCGTGGTCGCTCGTCCCGCTCGCATGGACCGACCGGGTCGAGGAGAACCTCGGTGAGCCGCCGTCGCTCGGACCCGGAACGCTCGCCTGGGACGCGTTCAGCGCCGGCGAGACGCGGGTCTACGACGACGTGACCGACCAGGAGGATGTGCTGAACCCGGAGACGGTGCTCCGGAGCGAACTCTACATCCCGATCGGCCGAGAGGGCGTCGTCATCGCCTCCTCGTCGGAGGTCGGCGCGCTCTCCGATCACGACAGACATCTCGCGTCGGTACTCGCGGCGAACGTCGAGGCCGCCTTCTCCCGGACCGACCGCGAGGGGGCGCTCCGGGAGCGCGAGCGGGCGCTCGCCCGGCAGAACGAGCGCTTAGAGGAGTTCGCGAACATCGTCAGCCACGACCTTCGCAACCCGCTCAACGTCGCGAGCGGCCACCTCGAACTCGCGCGACAGACGGGCGAGGAGAGCCACCTGGAGTCGGTGTCGGCCGCCCACGACCGGATGGACGCGATCGTCGAGAACGTGCTCACGATGGCCAGGACGGGACAGCCGCTCACCGACCGCCGGCCGGTTCCGGTCGACCGCGTCGTCACGCAGGCCTGGGGGACCGTCGCGACCGCTGACGCCACCCTCGACCTCGAAACCGATCTCGGCGTCGTCTCCGGCGACGAGACCCGGTTGCGACAGCTCTTCGAGAACCTCTTTCGCAACGCCGTCGAACACGGTGGCGAGGACGTGACGGTAGCGATCGAACCGCTCACCGGCGGAGGGTTCGCCGTCTCCGACGACGGCCCCGGCATCCCCGAGGAGGAGCGAGGAAAGGTGTTCGACCGGGGCTTTTCCGGCGGCTGCGGGACAGGTTTCGGCCTCGCCATCGTCGGCGACGTCGTCGAGGCCCACGGGTGGGAGATAGAACTCGGAGAGAGCGACGAGGGGACTCGGTTCGAGATCCGGACCTAG
- a CDS encoding DUF5789 family protein gives MTENDETVSDPEVVENAERRARSRAVRVEDAVDDLAARTFSAGNYPTTSEEIAEEYGTQEIDLANETETLGDVLDRLPDERYESEAEVREAVYGELSGQAGGRHEYDEGRELDSDPVDEDPSR, from the coding sequence ATGACCGAGAACGACGAGACCGTGAGCGATCCCGAGGTCGTCGAGAACGCCGAACGGCGCGCTCGCTCGCGCGCCGTTCGGGTCGAGGACGCGGTGGACGACCTGGCCGCACGGACCTTCTCGGCTGGGAACTACCCGACGACGAGCGAGGAAATCGCCGAGGAGTACGGCACCCAGGAGATCGACCTGGCGAACGAGACGGAGACGCTCGGCGACGTGCTCGATCGGCTGCCCGACGAGCGCTACGAGAGCGAGGCCGAGGTCCGCGAGGCGGTCTACGGGGAACTGAGCGGTCAGGCCGGCGGAAGACACGAGTACGACGAGGGAAGGGAGCTCGACTCCGACCCCGTCGACGAGGACCCGAGCCGGTAG